A stretch of Arachis hypogaea cultivar Tifrunner chromosome 15, arahy.Tifrunner.gnm2.J5K5, whole genome shotgun sequence DNA encodes these proteins:
- the LOC112751072 gene encoding uncharacterized protein isoform X1 yields MLSLFSFSLSRIMLRYSPYSVPNSVFRLCFPSTSSLHSNSQSQSLDKYIDIFTRLLSMRPPPSINSFNMILGALAKRNDFPAVLPHVQLLEARGFQFNEVTYVTLIQGLCKTRHTSAAIQVLRKIPMHGIVPNVVMYSTIIDSLCKAGLVNLAFRLFSEMLAKGISPDVQSYNIMINGFCKSKMLDQALNLSEEMLHNYLVPNTVTYSILIDSLCKSKRISCALELFGKMHDRGQTANIVTYNSLLNGLFKNKQLDKALMLFNQMKKSGIDLNINTYRVLIDGLYNAKEIFQDFCVIGCPPNVRAYNIKIDGLCKKGLFKEALTQLSEMEHNGCLPNAVTFVTVIHALFEKDENDMAEKLLREMIARGLLNLDKKGAGDGFPLVLRPR; encoded by the exons ATGTTGTCATTGTTCTCATTCTCACTCTCACGAATCATGTTAAGGTACTCTCCTTATTCTGTTCCCAACTCCGTTTTCCGTCTTTGCTTCCCTTCAACTTCATCCCTACACTCTAACTCTCAGTCCCAATCACTTGATAAATATATTGATATCTTCACTCGCTTGCTCTCTATGCGTCCTCCTCCATCCATCAACTCTTTTAACATGATTTTGGGGGCTCTTGCCAAGAGGAACGATTTCCCCGCCGTCCTACCCCATGTTCAGCTGTTGGAAGCCCGGGGATTTCAGTTTAATGAAGTCACTTATGTGACCTTGATTCAGGGACTCTGTAAGACCAGACACACATCAGCTGCTATTCAAGTGTTGAGAAAGATCCCAATGCATGGGATTGTTCCTAATGTCGTCATGTACAGCACAATTATTGATAGCCTGTGCAAGGCAGGACTTGTGAATCTTGCTTTTCGTTTATTCTCTGAAATGCTTGCTAAGGGAATTTCTCCCGATGTTCAAAGTTACAATATCATGATTAATGGCTTCTGCAAAAGTAAAATGCTCGATCAAGCCTTGAATCTCTCTGAAGAAATGCTTCATAACTACTTGGTTCCAAACACGGTAACTTACTCTATTCTTATTGATAGCTTGTGCAAATCAAAGAGAATCTCTTGTGCTTTGGAGCTTTTTGGCAAGATGCATGATAGAGGTCAAACCGCTAATATAGTCACTTACAATTCCTTGTTGAATGGGTTGTTCAAAAACAAACAACTTGACAAGGCACTTATGTTATtcaatcaaatgaaaaagagtgGCATTGATCTAAATATAAACACTTACAGAGTACTTATTGATGGCCTATACAATGCAAAAGAGATTTTTCAAGATTTTTGCGTTATAGGCTGTCCTCCAAATGTGAGGGCATACAATATTAAGATCGATGGGCTCTGCAAAAAGGGCTTATTTAAAGAAGCATTGACCCAGCTGTCGGAAATGGAACACAATGGTTGCTTACCAAATGCTGTGACTTTTGTAACTGTTATTCATGCtttgtttgaaaaagatgagaatgaCATGGCAGAAAAACTTCTTCGGGAAATGATTGCCAGGGGCTTATTGAATTTAGATAAGAAG GGAGCGGGTGATGGATTCCCATTAGTCCTCCGTCCCAGATAA
- the LOC112751072 gene encoding uncharacterized protein isoform X2 — MLSLFSFSLSRIMLRYSPYSVPNSVFRLCFPSTSSLHSNSQSQSLDKYIDIFTRLLSMRPPPSINSFNMILGALAKRNDFPAVLPHVQLLEARGFQFNEVTYVTLIQGLCKTRHTSAAIQVLRKIPMHGIVPNVVMYSTIIDSLCKAGLVNLAFRLFSEMLAKGISPDVQSYNIMINGFCKSKMLDQALNLSEEMLHNYLVPNTVTYSILIDSLCKSKRISCALELFGKMHDRGQTANIVTYNSLLNGLFKNKQLDKALMLFNQMKKSGIDLNINTYRVLIDGLYNAKEIFQDFCVIGCPPNVRAYNIKIDGLCKKGLFKEALTQLSEMEHNGCLPNAVTFVTVIHALFEKDENDMAEKLLREMIARGLLNLDKKIEA; from the exons ATGTTGTCATTGTTCTCATTCTCACTCTCACGAATCATGTTAAGGTACTCTCCTTATTCTGTTCCCAACTCCGTTTTCCGTCTTTGCTTCCCTTCAACTTCATCCCTACACTCTAACTCTCAGTCCCAATCACTTGATAAATATATTGATATCTTCACTCGCTTGCTCTCTATGCGTCCTCCTCCATCCATCAACTCTTTTAACATGATTTTGGGGGCTCTTGCCAAGAGGAACGATTTCCCCGCCGTCCTACCCCATGTTCAGCTGTTGGAAGCCCGGGGATTTCAGTTTAATGAAGTCACTTATGTGACCTTGATTCAGGGACTCTGTAAGACCAGACACACATCAGCTGCTATTCAAGTGTTGAGAAAGATCCCAATGCATGGGATTGTTCCTAATGTCGTCATGTACAGCACAATTATTGATAGCCTGTGCAAGGCAGGACTTGTGAATCTTGCTTTTCGTTTATTCTCTGAAATGCTTGCTAAGGGAATTTCTCCCGATGTTCAAAGTTACAATATCATGATTAATGGCTTCTGCAAAAGTAAAATGCTCGATCAAGCCTTGAATCTCTCTGAAGAAATGCTTCATAACTACTTGGTTCCAAACACGGTAACTTACTCTATTCTTATTGATAGCTTGTGCAAATCAAAGAGAATCTCTTGTGCTTTGGAGCTTTTTGGCAAGATGCATGATAGAGGTCAAACCGCTAATATAGTCACTTACAATTCCTTGTTGAATGGGTTGTTCAAAAACAAACAACTTGACAAGGCACTTATGTTATtcaatcaaatgaaaaagagtgGCATTGATCTAAATATAAACACTTACAGAGTACTTATTGATGGCCTATACAATGCAAAAGAGATTTTTCAAGATTTTTGCGTTATAGGCTGTCCTCCAAATGTGAGGGCATACAATATTAAGATCGATGGGCTCTGCAAAAAGGGCTTATTTAAAGAAGCATTGACCCAGCTGTCGGAAATGGAACACAATGGTTGCTTACCAAATGCTGTGACTTTTGTAACTGTTATTCATGCtttgtttgaaaaagatgagaatgaCATGGCAGAAAAACTTCTTCGGGAAATGATTGCCAGGGGCTTATTGAATTTAGATAAGAAG ATTGAGGCTTGA